The following proteins come from a genomic window of Nitrospira sp.:
- a CDS encoding ParB/RepB/Spo0J family partition protein, which produces MKKPMTATLDLTALDRTTPAPVPAPDPIAKERIVTAEVLGRPLQIQVKDIDEDPEQPRREFGAESMEELENSIRLHGVKTPISIRPHPTEQKRWILNFGARRLRASKAVGKATIPAFVDRSHTDYQQVIENLQREDLKPRELAIFIKRKMDEGEKQAQIAELLGVNRSMVTNHLALIDPPACIDEIYTSGKCSSAKTLYDLRNLYKEFSKEVERWCSTDQEITRATVSALSAKLRGPQKQKIASPKVEQVKEEQPISSEATMPSLVVVFENRSGTVDLQHAPQQPNHLIVNFADGKQEEVPARQCQIEQIIFQ; this is translated from the coding sequence ATGAAAAAACCAATGACGGCGACACTGGATCTCACGGCTCTTGACCGTACGACTCCTGCTCCGGTTCCTGCTCCAGATCCAATCGCCAAAGAACGGATCGTGACGGCTGAAGTCTTAGGGCGCCCACTTCAAATCCAAGTCAAAGACATTGACGAAGATCCTGAGCAGCCACGCCGAGAGTTCGGTGCGGAGAGCATGGAGGAACTGGAGAACAGTATCAGGCTGCACGGAGTCAAAACACCCATCTCGATTCGTCCGCACCCCACGGAGCAGAAGCGATGGATCTTGAATTTTGGCGCACGCCGACTCAGAGCGTCGAAAGCTGTCGGGAAAGCCACGATTCCTGCCTTCGTCGATCGGTCGCATACCGACTACCAGCAAGTCATCGAGAATTTGCAGCGGGAAGATCTGAAGCCGCGTGAGCTGGCGATCTTCATCAAGAGGAAGATGGACGAGGGAGAGAAGCAGGCCCAGATTGCCGAACTGCTTGGCGTGAATCGGTCCATGGTCACGAATCATCTCGCACTCATCGATCCACCGGCTTGCATCGATGAGATTTACACATCAGGAAAATGTTCATCAGCCAAGACGCTCTACGATTTGCGGAATCTGTATAAGGAGTTTTCCAAGGAGGTTGAGCGTTGGTGTTCCACAGATCAGGAGATTACGCGGGCGACCGTGTCGGCGTTATCCGCCAAGCTCAGGGGTCCACAAAAACAAAAAATTGCCTCGCCGAAAGTGGAGCAGGTGAAAGAGGAGCAACCGATCAGTTCTGAGGCAACGATGCCGTCGCTGGTCGTCGTTTTTGAAAATAGATCTGGCACGGTAGATCTCCAGCACGCCCCACAGCAGCCGAACCACCTGATCGTGAATTTTGCGGATGGCAAGCAAGAAGAAGTGCCGGCGCGTCAATGTCAAATTGAGCAAATCATTTTCCAGTAA
- a CDS encoding ParA family protein translates to MKTLVLANQKGGVGKTAIACQLGYFLVELLKKRVLIIDLDHQGNTSKNIITSKLATISAVTANQLLTDPVTTIEDGKFVVIPSHVDLLKLERREEDHNQFANNLRLFLNEMDDRFDVAIIDTNPNPDIRVLASLVVGDFVLSPIQLNQEAVDGIAALRAQVLKIQSTLNKDLRFIGLLPNLVEPTPFQRGNMEQLSRAFASLFIRLDDGRMAAIPSRTAVAEAQAMGAPIWTLQKTSSRDAWMHLKPIFQKVAHTMGVTE, encoded by the coding sequence ATGAAAACGTTGGTCTTAGCCAATCAGAAGGGTGGCGTGGGGAAAACAGCAATTGCCTGCCAGCTGGGGTACTTTCTCGTCGAACTGCTCAAGAAGCGGGTCTTGATCATTGACTTAGACCATCAGGGAAATACCTCGAAAAATATCATCACCTCGAAACTGGCCACCATCTCGGCGGTCACAGCCAATCAGCTGTTGACTGATCCTGTCACCACCATTGAGGATGGGAAATTTGTCGTGATTCCATCCCATGTCGATCTGCTCAAACTCGAACGACGAGAAGAAGATCACAACCAGTTCGCGAACAATCTCAGACTGTTCCTCAACGAAATGGATGACCGATTCGATGTGGCCATCATCGATACAAACCCGAATCCAGATATTCGTGTGCTCGCGTCGCTCGTGGTGGGAGATTTCGTACTGTCTCCTATTCAATTGAACCAAGAGGCCGTTGATGGCATTGCCGCGTTACGAGCGCAAGTGTTAAAGATACAAAGTACGCTGAATAAAGATCTCCGATTCATTGGCCTCCTTCCAAATCTGGTGGAGCCTACTCCCTTCCAACGCGGCAATATGGAACAACTCAGTAGAGCCTTTGCGTCGCTCTTCATCCGATTGGATGATGGACGGATGGCCGCCATTCCCTCACGCACGGCTGTGGCTGAAGCTCAGGCGATGGGGGCGCCGATCTGGACCTTGCAGAAAACCAGTTCACGCGATGCGTGGATGCATCTCAAACCAATCTTTCAAAAAGTTGCTCATACGATGGGGGTGACAGAATGA
- a CDS encoding translation initiation factor has product MKDKKRLPTDGGPIKWVSPFASLKQTELSPTSPAGSVADQGIPELVVHKKNRGRVDIIRQTAHRGGKTVTVVTGFVGIGQAEKALLAKRMQKVCGSGGTVKEGRIEIQGDQRESVARILIDAGFRPVFAGG; this is encoded by the coding sequence ATGAAAGACAAGAAGCGCCTTCCCACCGATGGTGGACCAATCAAATGGGTGAGTCCCTTCGCATCACTGAAGCAGACTGAACTGTCGCCGACTTCACCCGCTGGATCTGTTGCCGACCAGGGCATACCTGAACTCGTCGTCCACAAGAAGAACCGTGGGCGAGTGGATATCATTCGTCAGACAGCACACCGTGGTGGGAAAACCGTCACGGTCGTCACAGGGTTTGTCGGGATCGGTCAAGCCGAGAAGGCACTCCTTGCCAAGCGGATGCAGAAGGTCTGTGGGTCAGGCGGAACGGTCAAAGAGGGGAGGATCGAGATTCAAGGGGATCAGCGCGAGTCGGTCGCCCGCATTCTCATCGATGCAGGATTTCGCCCGGTCTTCGCTGGAGGATAA
- a CDS encoding IS30 family transposase — translation MRTYCRITYEDRCQLYALRKAGLTQAEIGKALGFSQGTVSRELARNMGQRGYRFQQAQRQAQARQEQVRHQPRKLTDQIRRALVRKLRTERWSPEQLSVWVRATYGISLSHEWIYQLIWANKRAGGDRWRFLRRRGKRYNRRGAQTAGRGVIPHRTDIAERPAIVAAKARLGDWEGDTIVGAHHKGARLTHVARKRLFTTISKLPRPTAAATHRATVRGMSPLRDYVHTITYANGNEFAGHRQTAHRLQAHVFFATPYHAWERGVNENTHGLIRDFFPTGTDCTTIHPATVAKVERLLNRRPRKSLGFHTPNEVFHALTRSG, via the coding sequence ATGCGCACCTATTGTCGGATCACCTACGAAGATCGATGTCAGCTGTATGCCTTGCGGAAGGCAGGCCTCACCCAGGCCGAGATCGGCAAGGCCTTGGGGTTCAGCCAGGGAACCGTGAGCCGGGAACTCGCCCGGAACATGGGGCAACGAGGCTACCGGTTTCAGCAAGCGCAGCGCCAGGCACAAGCCCGCCAGGAGCAGGTTCGGCACCAGCCACGCAAGTTGACGGATCAGATCCGTCGCGCCCTCGTTCGCAAGCTGCGCACGGAACGCTGGAGTCCGGAGCAGTTGAGTGTCTGGGTGCGAGCCACGTACGGGATCTCCCTCAGCCATGAATGGATTTACCAGCTGATCTGGGCTAACAAACGCGCAGGCGGCGACCGCTGGCGGTTCTTGCGCCGACGGGGCAAGCGCTACAACCGACGTGGGGCTCAGACGGCGGGACGTGGCGTGATTCCTCATCGGACCGACATTGCAGAACGGCCTGCGATTGTAGCCGCAAAGGCGCGGCTGGGCGATTGGGAGGGCGACACTATCGTGGGGGCCCACCACAAGGGAGCGCGGCTCACCCATGTTGCGCGCAAACGCCTCTTCACCACCATCTCGAAATTACCCCGCCCCACAGCAGCCGCTACGCACCGCGCCACGGTGCGCGGGATGTCCCCGCTGCGCGACTACGTCCACACCATTACCTATGCCAACGGCAACGAGTTCGCCGGACACCGACAGACCGCGCACCGCCTGCAAGCCCACGTCTTCTTTGCCACGCCCTATCATGCGTGGGAGCGCGGCGTGAATGAGAACACCCATGGCCTGATTCGGGACTTCTTTCCAACGGGGACGGACTGCACTACAATTCACCCGGCAACGGTGGCGAAAGTGGAACGCCTGCTCAACCGCCGACCCAGAAAATCGCTCGGCTTTCACACGCCCAACGAGGTCTTTCACGCGCTGACCAGAAGCGGTTGA
- a CDS encoding phosphatase PAP2 family protein, whose translation MSVDEILFLAINGLAGQSAAADYFFLQLGHRSTLYLPGACAIAYWIWSNRREALLGGPVLGAAVGLTDFVGGQLKWFFERVRPCRALAEAVKIELSGCGGLFSFPSNHAANTAAIAAFLQVLYPKSGWITWPIVAFVGFSRVFIGAHYVTDVFAGWMLGGVIGGGAAWALLQWPRFRKKLASVVMPIGKVEVRS comes from the coding sequence ATGAGCGTGGACGAGATCCTCTTCCTGGCGATCAACGGATTGGCAGGCCAGTCAGCGGCGGCCGATTACTTTTTCCTGCAACTGGGACACCGCAGCACGCTCTATCTTCCAGGGGCCTGCGCGATTGCCTATTGGATCTGGAGCAACAGGCGAGAGGCGCTGTTGGGCGGTCCAGTTCTGGGGGCAGCCGTCGGACTCACCGATTTCGTTGGTGGACAGCTCAAATGGTTCTTTGAACGAGTCCGACCCTGTCGGGCGTTGGCCGAAGCCGTCAAGATCGAACTGAGTGGCTGTGGGGGATTGTTCAGCTTCCCATCGAACCACGCGGCCAACACTGCCGCCATCGCGGCATTCCTGCAAGTCCTCTATCCCAAATCAGGCTGGATCACCTGGCCGATTGTGGCATTCGTCGGATTTTCCCGCGTGTTTATCGGCGCTCATTATGTGACGGATGTGTTTGCTGGGTGGATGCTTGGTGGCGTGATCGGCGGAGGAGCAGCTTGGGCACTGCTGCAATGGCCGAGGTTCCGGAAGAAGTTGGCGTCAGTCGTCATGCCGATTGGAAAAGTTGAAGTCAGATCCTGA
- a CDS encoding TonB-dependent receptor: MYSCVKGALNAMFVTIVVVGLGGMFSALQAANSEQAQTIKGVVQQQDLRRVPQAIIEVKNQAGDMVSSGVSNDAGEFKIAVPEGGTYSVSAVQETYRSEYMVLTLGEEPVNPVTLTLSKTKEVSLEVISPLPPIQTKASSETYSLSRKEIDILPRGNNNDLHDVLLTIPGAAYGSLKQLHIRQDHANLQLRIDGVPIPDTVSSTFSDVISPRAWERADIVLGGMEANVGNKTAALIDITTKSGTKPGFGSVQMFGGSNKTINPSFEYGGTIGEKFRYYFLNSHTATNRGIEPPTVGHSIFHGQSERNQTMFRGDYQYDNNNNITLLFLNSIAKYQIPTSPGLEVNPTILGLLPGGFTPVPSERVDENQKENNQYGHLVWRRDINTRNFFSLAGYFRHTRATFRTDPLNVLAYVPEVEEPFSAGSQDRTGYSGGMRMDYTYVYSKEHLIKAGFQIDRTQAINKTRLFTFLDDGVGNPTGGVINAGGDNRLIGWRQEFWIQDQWTPNEHWTVNIGVRADTVQYQRDEGQISPRVGVTYRYNSANAFHAFYGRMFTPPNLERLALAGLNTEGTKAHPEDTTNNLPRAERAHYFQIGSVHALTDWATLQLTGYYKLANYLSDSHQLGTTPLLNYIAFERGWTRGADAALKVWFMENLTGRGNIAWGQCKGYGLQSGHNLLHGEEIGDINSRSGVHCDHQQTLSASGILSYRLLDRTTFTGQFLFGSGLRTAEVGAKTNSSHSPTYTIYNFSISHVIPLPWHGQKFVVGFDIVNALDQKYFINQGEGSIGLGVSHAGMPRSFFFRGQWFF, encoded by the coding sequence ATGTATTCATGTGTGAAAGGTGCGTTGAATGCGATGTTTGTGACGATCGTCGTGGTGGGCCTTGGAGGGATGTTTTCAGCCCTTCAGGCAGCCAATAGCGAGCAAGCCCAAACGATCAAGGGAGTTGTGCAACAACAAGACCTTCGGCGGGTGCCACAGGCCATTATTGAAGTCAAAAATCAAGCGGGTGATATGGTGTCATCCGGAGTCTCGAACGATGCCGGTGAATTCAAAATCGCTGTCCCCGAGGGCGGTACCTACTCCGTCAGTGCGGTACAAGAGACCTATCGGAGTGAGTATATGGTGCTGACGCTTGGCGAAGAGCCAGTGAATCCAGTGACCCTGACACTCTCCAAGACTAAGGAAGTGTCGCTGGAGGTGATTTCACCATTACCACCCATTCAGACTAAGGCGTCCAGCGAGACCTATTCACTCAGCCGGAAGGAGATCGATATTCTTCCGAGAGGCAACAATAATGACTTACACGACGTGCTACTGACGATCCCTGGCGCGGCCTATGGATCGTTGAAGCAGCTTCATATCAGACAGGACCATGCGAATCTCCAACTCAGGATCGATGGCGTGCCGATTCCTGACACGGTCTCCTCGACGTTTTCTGATGTCATTTCGCCGCGGGCATGGGAGCGGGCCGATATCGTGCTGGGCGGGATGGAAGCCAATGTGGGAAACAAGACGGCTGCACTCATCGATATTACGACGAAGAGCGGCACGAAGCCGGGATTTGGGTCGGTCCAGATGTTCGGCGGATCGAATAAAACGATCAACCCGTCATTCGAGTATGGAGGCACGATCGGCGAGAAGTTCCGCTATTACTTCTTGAACAGCCATACGGCGACAAATCGAGGCATCGAGCCGCCGACCGTTGGGCACTCCATTTTTCACGGGCAGAGCGAGCGGAACCAGACGATGTTTCGCGGTGACTATCAGTACGACAATAACAATAATATTACTCTGTTGTTCTTGAACTCCATCGCGAAATATCAGATCCCGACGTCCCCTGGACTGGAAGTGAACCCGACTATTCTCGGCTTGTTGCCCGGAGGATTTACGCCGGTGCCGTCGGAAAGGGTGGATGAAAATCAGAAGGAAAATAACCAATATGGCCACCTGGTGTGGCGGCGCGACATCAATACTAGGAATTTCTTTAGTTTGGCCGGGTATTTCCGTCACACGAGAGCTACCTTTCGAACAGATCCGTTGAATGTTCTCGCCTATGTGCCGGAAGTAGAAGAGCCCTTCTCGGCCGGGAGCCAAGACCGGACGGGCTATTCTGGTGGCATGCGCATGGATTATACATACGTCTACAGCAAGGAACACTTGATCAAGGCAGGGTTCCAGATCGATCGGACCCAGGCGATCAACAAGACGAGATTGTTTACCTTTCTCGATGACGGAGTGGGAAACCCGACCGGAGGCGTCATCAATGCTGGTGGCGACAACCGGCTCATCGGATGGCGGCAAGAGTTCTGGATTCAGGATCAGTGGACGCCGAATGAACATTGGACAGTCAACATTGGTGTGCGTGCAGACACGGTGCAGTATCAACGGGATGAAGGACAAATTAGTCCCAGGGTCGGTGTCACGTACCGATACAACTCGGCCAACGCCTTTCACGCGTTCTATGGGCGCATGTTTACCCCGCCGAATCTTGAGAGGCTTGCCTTGGCCGGCTTGAATACAGAGGGAACGAAAGCGCATCCGGAGGATACCACCAATAATCTGCCGCGGGCTGAGCGGGCCCATTACTTCCAAATCGGTAGCGTCCATGCCCTCACAGATTGGGCGACCCTCCAGCTCACGGGGTATTACAAGCTCGCCAATTATCTGTCGGACTCACACCAGTTAGGCACGACGCCCCTGCTGAACTATATCGCCTTTGAACGGGGATGGACCAGAGGCGCTGATGCCGCGCTGAAGGTCTGGTTCATGGAGAATCTAACGGGTCGCGGCAACATCGCGTGGGGACAGTGTAAGGGCTATGGCTTGCAGTCCGGTCATAATCTGTTGCATGGCGAGGAAATCGGCGATATCAATTCGCGCAGCGGCGTCCATTGCGACCATCAGCAGACGCTGAGTGCCTCGGGGATCCTGAGTTACCGGTTGCTCGATCGCACGACCTTCACAGGCCAGTTTCTGTTTGGATCAGGGTTGCGGACGGCAGAAGTAGGTGCCAAGACCAACTCCTCTCATAGCCCGACCTACACGATCTATAACTTTTCGATCAGCCATGTCATTCCATTGCCCTGGCACGGGCAGAAGTTCGTGGTAGGTTTCGATATTGTGAATGCGTTGGATCAAAAGTATTTCATCAACCAAGGCGAAGGCAGTATCGGACTCGGTGTGTCTCATGCCGGGATGCCGCGGTCCTTCTTTTTCCGCGGCCAGTGGTTCTTTTAA
- a CDS encoding 3-deoxy-7-phosphoheptulonate synthase, with translation MNRPIDNQHVIEIKALPSPRAIKTKLPITDQAAALVVETREAIRRILHGEDRDRLLVIVGPCSIHDPEAAYEYAGKLKPIADALRDRLLIVMRTYFEKPRTTVGWKGLINDPRLDGTCDIAAGMELARAILLKINQLGLPCGTELLDPISPQYVADLISWAAIGARTTESQTHREMASGVSMPVGFKNGTEGSLQVAINAMTSARAPHHFVGINADGQTAIIKTMGNPDRHLVLRGGGGRTNYEAQDVAKAEVAVAGEGIARSIMIDCSHDNSRKDHTRQGVVAHEVLRQFREGRQTIMGLMLESNLNPGKQAWKEGVALQHGVSITDACLGWRETEHLLHDLAAAITPKPVS, from the coding sequence ATGAATAGGCCGATCGATAATCAACACGTCATTGAAATCAAGGCGCTCCCCTCTCCTCGCGCCATCAAGACCAAGCTGCCCATTACTGATCAAGCGGCGGCGCTCGTCGTGGAAACGAGAGAAGCCATTCGCCGCATTCTTCATGGAGAAGACCGCGACCGGCTCCTGGTCATCGTCGGCCCGTGCTCCATCCATGACCCCGAGGCTGCCTATGAGTATGCCGGCAAGCTGAAGCCCATCGCCGATGCCTTGCGTGACCGCCTCCTCATTGTCATGCGAACCTACTTCGAAAAGCCGAGAACCACCGTGGGGTGGAAAGGGCTCATCAATGACCCCCGTCTCGACGGCACCTGCGACATCGCAGCAGGGATGGAATTGGCGAGAGCAATTCTCCTCAAGATCAATCAATTGGGCCTTCCCTGCGGAACGGAATTGCTGGATCCAATCAGTCCTCAATACGTCGCTGACCTCATCAGTTGGGCAGCTATCGGTGCGCGGACCACGGAAAGCCAAACCCATCGCGAAATGGCCAGCGGGGTCTCCATGCCGGTTGGATTCAAGAATGGGACGGAAGGCAGTTTGCAGGTCGCCATCAATGCCATGACGTCCGCCCGCGCGCCACACCATTTCGTCGGCATCAATGCCGATGGCCAGACTGCCATCATCAAGACTATGGGCAATCCTGATCGCCATCTCGTGCTCCGTGGCGGAGGCGGACGAACGAACTATGAAGCACAGGATGTTGCCAAAGCTGAGGTTGCGGTTGCCGGAGAGGGGATCGCCCGCTCGATCATGATCGATTGTTCGCATGACAATTCCAGGAAGGATCACACCCGCCAGGGCGTGGTCGCTCACGAGGTCCTGCGGCAGTTCCGCGAAGGCCGCCAAACCATCATGGGACTGATGCTCGAAAGCAACCTGAATCCCGGCAAACAAGCCTGGAAGGAAGGTGTGGCCCTTCAGCATGGTGTCTCCATTACCGATGCCTGCCTTGGCTGGAGAGAAACCGAACATTTATTGCATGACCTCGCCGCCGCCATCACTCCAAAACCCGTCTCCTGA
- a CDS encoding zinc ribbon domain-containing protein, whose amino-acid sequence MPIYEYVAEYCVESLYCPKRFAFRQSMNAYPVEACPRCGTELRRILSSFSAGVGLAAHMAGLSDLSADSLAPPATLKNMFGGGLGDLGCGHRHPDGTGGTESSKHRG is encoded by the coding sequence ATGCCCATCTATGAGTATGTGGCCGAGTATTGCGTGGAGTCGCTGTACTGTCCAAAACGGTTCGCATTTAGGCAATCAATGAACGCCTATCCGGTTGAGGCGTGCCCTCGCTGTGGAACGGAACTGAGGCGAATTCTGTCGTCTTTTTCAGCGGGAGTTGGCCTGGCTGCGCATATGGCGGGCCTATCGGATCTGTCTGCGGATTCACTGGCCCCGCCCGCCACGTTAAAGAACATGTTTGGTGGCGGACTCGGTGATCTCGGCTGCGGCCATCGGCATCCCGACGGCACGGGAGGCACGGAGTCCAGTAAGCATCGTGGCTAA
- a CDS encoding TatD family deoxyribonuclease: MLIDTHTHLDDARYNDDREAVIARAREAGVEAFVSIGCDLTTSQAAVALADHYRFVYASVGVHPHEVKHIQDDWYDEFRRLAKSEKVVAYGEIGLDYHYNHSSPNEQRDRFREQIQVARELKLPVIIHTREAQEDTVAILREEKASEVGGIFHCFSGDAWLAKEALDLGFHLSFSGILTFQSATALREIAKKTPLDRLLIETDCPYLTPVPYRGKRNEPAYVAQVAKQLAAIHPELSLEEIQGRTTENAKQLFKIA; encoded by the coding sequence ATGTTGATCGATACCCACACACATCTTGATGATGCGCGCTACAACGACGATCGGGAGGCGGTCATCGCTCGTGCGCGGGAAGCCGGAGTCGAAGCGTTCGTCTCCATCGGCTGTGATCTAACGACCAGTCAAGCGGCCGTCGCGCTCGCCGATCACTATCGCTTTGTGTACGCCTCCGTCGGGGTCCATCCACACGAAGTCAAGCATATCCAGGACGATTGGTATGATGAGTTCCGCCGTCTAGCGAAGAGCGAGAAGGTCGTGGCCTATGGGGAAATCGGGCTCGATTATCACTACAATCACTCCTCCCCAAATGAGCAGCGTGACCGATTCCGCGAGCAGATTCAGGTTGCACGCGAACTCAAGCTACCCGTGATCATTCACACGAGGGAAGCACAGGAGGATACGGTTGCAATTTTAAGGGAAGAGAAAGCGTCAGAAGTCGGTGGGATCTTTCACTGCTTTTCTGGGGATGCCTGGCTGGCGAAGGAAGCCCTTGATTTGGGATTTCATCTCTCGTTTTCAGGAATCCTGACGTTTCAGAGTGCGACCGCGCTACGCGAGATTGCCAAGAAGACCCCGCTGGATCGCCTGCTCATCGAAACCGATTGCCCATACCTGACGCCTGTTCCCTATCGCGGTAAACGCAATGAACCGGCGTATGTGGCACAGGTAGCGAAGCAACTCGCAGCCATTCATCCCGAGCTCTCCTTGGAAGAGATTCAGGGACGAACGACCGAGAATGCAAAGCAGCTGTTCAAAATCGCTTGA
- a CDS encoding NYN domain-containing protein — protein sequence MPPHLIVDGYNVLAGAGALPGRLESAREVLLHELAAYRHRKNHAITVVFDGWQQGQPSERREHRAGVQVIYSKRGERADQVIQRLAREYGADCAVVSSDHEIVNTARAHGAMVMGSREFSDKLRVSSSAGGTIPYKELDTGGDVRSTRGPEKKGNPRKLPKSQRQRARQLKRF from the coding sequence ATGCCGCCGCATCTGATCGTCGATGGGTATAACGTGCTGGCTGGAGCCGGAGCCCTTCCCGGACGCCTTGAATCGGCCCGCGAGGTGTTGCTGCATGAGTTGGCCGCCTATCGGCATCGGAAGAACCATGCCATCACCGTCGTATTTGACGGCTGGCAACAGGGCCAGCCATCCGAACGGCGAGAGCATCGAGCAGGAGTCCAGGTAATCTATTCAAAGCGGGGTGAACGGGCAGATCAGGTCATCCAACGATTGGCACGGGAATACGGGGCGGACTGTGCGGTCGTCAGCTCCGACCACGAAATCGTGAATACGGCCAGAGCTCATGGGGCCATGGTCATGGGATCGCGAGAATTTTCGGACAAGCTGCGGGTGTCATCAAGCGCAGGCGGCACCATACCCTATAAAGAACTCGATACAGGGGGCGATGTTCGCTCGACCCGGGGACCGGAGAAGAAGGGGAACCCTCGCAAACTGCCGAAATCTCAACGACAACGCGCTCGACAGCTCAAGCGATTTTGA